The genome window TTCGGTAATCTCGTTTAATATTGATGGTATTCATCCGTATGATATTGGAACGATAATTGACAAATTGGGTATCGCCGTAAGAACCGGCCACCATTGTGCCCAGCCCATTATGAATTTCTTTTGTATTCCAGGAACGATAAGAGCTTCGTTTTCTTTTTACAATACCAAAGAAGAAATCGACGCATTAGTCGAAGCTGTGAAAAAAGCGCAAATGATGCTGTCATAAATTTAGAAAATTATGAAATTTATAGCACTCTTGTTTTTGACGATAATCCTTGGTAACAACTGCCAGAGTCAAAAAAATGTAGATTTGGCTTCCGCCAAAGTCGAATACACGGCCAATTCAAGAGGTTTGTATAATAACATTGCTGTGGAAAACAAAACAGTTTCTGTGACGAAAACAAGAGACGGAAAACCAGTTTCAAATTCTCTGACAGAAACACAATGGAATACTTTGATAAATGAATTTCAAAAGGTGAATCTGGAAGAAATTCCGAATTTGAAAGCGCCCACACAGAAACGATTTCATGACGGCGCAGCAATGGCAAATTTAAAGGTGACATACAAAGGAAAAACATATGAAAGCCAGACTTTCGACAATGGTTTTCCTCCCGAAAAAATAAAGAACTTAGTAAATACAATACTATCCTTTTCAAAAAAAGAAGAATGACAATAAAAGAAATACAAAACGATATCATAGATGAATTTTCAATGTTTGATGACTGGATGCAGCGCTATGAATACATCATTGAATTGGGAAAGAATCTTCCGCTAATTAAGGAGGAATTAAAAACAGACGAAAATCTGATTAAAGGGTGTCAATCCAAAGTTTGGCTTCAAGGTGAGCAAAAAGAGGACAAAATTGTCTTTACTGCCGACAGCGATGCTATTTTGACCAAAGGAATAATCGCAATTTTGATTCGCGCTTTTTCAAATCAAAAA of Flavobacterium marginilacus contains these proteins:
- a CDS encoding SufE family protein, with the protein product MTIKEIQNDIIDEFSMFDDWMQRYEYIIELGKNLPLIKEELKTDENLIKGCQSKVWLQGEQKEDKIVFTADSDAILTKGIIAILIRAFSNQKAIDILNADTDFIDEIGLKEHLSPTRANGLVSMIKNIKMYALAFDAKK